A genomic region of Thermodesulfovibrio aggregans contains the following coding sequences:
- a CDS encoding SPL family radical SAM protein, with amino-acid sequence MYLRPFDPWKSELCTCPPKYSLNPYTGCAHRCLYCYASSYIKDFFHLREKRALIKTLKREIKKIPEGSLISLSNTSDPYPPIEKDKEITRKCLEIFKEHNMRVLIITKSNIVLRDIDLLKEIPSSVTFTVTTFKYESSLEPNAPSSFERLKAAERVSKEGIPVGIRLDPIIPYINEDEIEKILKEAKNCGVRHITASTFKPRWDSWIKISKAFPEEAKKIKELYFRDGKKYSNSWYLPESLRKQLMLKVRKICDSLSLTFSSCREGFPELTNALSCDGSHLAQKKSFSQEQVATLF; translated from the coding sequence ATGTATCTTCGTCCCTTTGATCCTTGGAAAAGTGAACTCTGCACATGTCCACCAAAGTATTCACTGAATCCTTACACAGGATGTGCTCACCGATGCCTTTACTGTTATGCATCCTCATACATAAAAGATTTTTTCCATTTAAGAGAAAAAAGGGCTCTTATTAAAACTCTAAAAAGGGAGATAAAAAAAATTCCTGAAGGTTCTCTGATTTCATTATCCAATACTTCAGATCCCTATCCACCAATAGAAAAAGATAAAGAGATTACAAGAAAATGTCTTGAAATCTTTAAAGAGCATAATATGAGAGTTCTTATCATAACAAAAAGCAATATAGTCTTAAGAGACATTGATTTACTGAAAGAAATCCCTTCCTCTGTGACATTTACAGTAACAACCTTTAAATATGAGAGTTCTCTTGAGCCAAATGCTCCTTCATCCTTTGAGAGACTCAAGGCAGCCGAAAGGGTAAGTAAAGAAGGAATACCTGTTGGCATAAGACTAGACCCAATTATTCCCTATATAAATGAAGATGAGATTGAAAAAATACTTAAGGAGGCAAAAAACTGTGGTGTAAGACACATCACGGCAAGCACCTTTAAACCAAGATGGGATAGTTGGATAAAAATATCTAAAGCTTTTCCTGAAGAAGCTAAAAAAATCAAGGAACTTTATTTCAGAGACGGGAAAAAGTACTCAAACTCCTGGTATTTACCTGAGTCTTTAAGAAAACAATTAATGCTCAAAGTAAGAAAAATATGCGATTCTCTCTCTTTGACTTTTTCTTCATGTAGAGAAGGATTCCCTGAGTTAACCAATGCTCTTAGCTGTGATGGAAGTCATCTGGCTCAGAAGAAAAGTTTTTCTCAAGAACAGGTAGCCACTCTTTTTTAA
- a CDS encoding ubiquinone/menaquinone biosynthesis methyltransferase codes for MKEEKTIKTMFDRIVLRYDLLNHLLSFGQDIIWRKKMAEEAVNNFNSRFKVQGSKIVLDLATGTADSAIAILKKRVKVVGVDISYEMLKAGNKKIKNKFENCLFYPIVASGYQLPFKNNSFDAVTCAFGIRNMHETKLALAEIYRILKNGGRIVILEFSLPENIFRKPYLFYLKKIIPAIASLFSVRSAYEYLGSSIERFYKPRDFVRLLEDSGFKNPKAIPLSYGCVYIYIGEKF; via the coding sequence ATGAAAGAGGAGAAAACAATAAAAACAATGTTCGACAGAATTGTCCTTAGATATGACCTCCTAAATCACCTTCTTTCATTTGGGCAGGATATTATCTGGAGAAAAAAGATGGCAGAAGAGGCAGTAAACAATTTTAATTCAAGGTTCAAAGTTCAAGGTTCAAAGATTGTTTTGGATCTTGCAACAGGCACAGCAGACTCTGCCATAGCAATTTTAAAAAAAAGAGTTAAAGTTGTAGGTGTTGATATAAGTTATGAGATGTTGAAGGCTGGAAATAAAAAGATAAAAAATAAGTTCGAAAACTGCCTTTTTTATCCTATCGTTGCTTCTGGTTATCAACTGCCTTTTAAGAATAACAGTTTTGATGCAGTTACTTGTGCTTTTGGAATAAGAAATATGCATGAAACAAAGCTTGCTCTGGCTGAGATTTACAGAATACTTAAAAACGGAGGAAGAATTGTTATTCTTGAATTTTCCCTGCCTGAAAATATATTTCGTAAACCCTATCTGTTTTATCTGAAGAAAATAATTCCAGCTATAGCATCCCTTTTTTCTGTACGTTCTGCCTATGAATATCTTGGCTCTTCAATTGAGAGATTTTATAAACCTCGGGATTTTGTAAGATTACTCGAAGACTCTGGATTTAAAAATCCTAAAGCCATTCCCTTAAGCTATGGGTGTGTGTATATTTATATTGGGGAAAAGTTTTAA
- a CDS encoding PAS domain-containing protein, which produces MLHYPYIEVLELVFVVLDKNGNIILINQKGAEKLGYTKEELLGKNWFETVIPEKEREGVKIVFESVISGETEIAGYFENKVLRKDGSERIFVWHNTVLRDAKGNIVATVSAGEDITDKKVYDENREKLIKELQKALENVKTLKGLIPICAWCKKIRNDEGYWIKLETYLKEHTEADFSHSICPDCYEKMKKEIEETRKTKDII; this is translated from the coding sequence ATTTTACACTACCCATATATAGAAGTTCTTGAACTCGTTTTCGTTGTTTTGGATAAAAATGGAAATATTATTCTAATTAACCAAAAAGGTGCAGAAAAATTAGGCTATACAAAGGAAGAATTGTTAGGGAAAAATTGGTTTGAGACTGTAATCCCTGAAAAGGAAAGGGAAGGCGTTAAAATAGTTTTTGAGAGTGTAATCTCGGGAGAGACTGAAATTGCTGGTTACTTTGAAAATAAAGTTTTAAGAAAAGATGGCTCCGAACGAATTTTTGTCTGGCATAATACTGTTTTAAGAGATGCAAAGGGCAATATAGTTGCTACAGTTAGTGCAGGAGAGGACATAACAGATAAAAAGGTTTATGACGAAAATAGGGAAAAACTCATTAAAGAACTTCAAAAAGCCCTGGAAAACGTAAAAACATTGAAAGGCTTAATTCCAATTTGCGCATGGTGCAAGAAAATAAGAAATGATGAAGGGTACTGGATAAAGCTTGAAACTTATTTAAAAGAACATACAGAAGCAGATTTCTCTCACAGCATCTGCCCTGACTGTTATGAAAAAATGAAAAAGGAAATAGAAGAGACAAGAAAAACTAAAGATATTATTTAA
- a CDS encoding transposase, whose amino-acid sequence MKEKPLTNLRLPDLWKEFNSNFNESFWEEFEQKMKLMKKKFIELALQEEITALTGAQKYERTPERVYRRNGYWKRYIRRQSQIDEILKQIFIYGASTRLTAKALKPLIGEVSAQTISNIAKSLDEDVKKFHRREITEKYMYLFLDAIVLKIKTGIGSKSRAVLAAYGVT is encoded by the coding sequence ATGAAAGAAAAACCTTTAACTAATTTAAGATTACCAGATTTATGGAAAGAATTCAACAGTAATTTTAATGAATCCTTCTGGGAAGAATTTGAACAAAAAATGAAGTTAATGAAGAAAAAGTTTATTGAATTAGCATTACAAGAGGAGATAACAGCACTTACAGGGGCTCAAAAATATGAAAGAACCCCAGAGAGAGTTTACCGTAGGAATGGATACTGGAAGAGATACATAAGAAGGCAAAGCCAGATAGATGAGATACTAAAGCAGATATTTATTTATGGAGCATCAACACGACTTACAGCTAAAGCCTTAAAACCACTTATTGGAGAAGTATCAGCTCAAACAATATCAAACATAGCAAAAAGTCTTGATGAGGATGTAAAGAAATTTCATCGGAGAGAAATTACTGAAAAGTATATGTATCTATTTTTAGATGCCATAGTTCTTAAGATTAAGACAGGTATAGGTTCTAAGAGCAGGGCTGTTTTAGCGGCATATGGAGTAACA
- a CDS encoding IS256 family transposase, producing INMPRLRETGFQSKIIPRYIRRQSQIDEILKQIFIYGASTRLTAKALKPLIGEVSAQTISNIAKSLDEDVKKFHRREITEKYMYLFLDAIVLKIKTGIGSKSRAVLAAYGVTVQGIRQIIDFRVVDTESENKWTGFLQNLQTRGLTDDTLSLIVTDGSKALENAVDNVFPLVLRQRCWAHKMRNVANYLRKKDEKECLFEAKKIYSAENLREAKRNFQLWESKWGRLYPKAVECIRKNWEQLTAFYKTPKSLWKKLRTTNIIERAFREVRRRTRTMSCFNNVESIERIIFAVISHLNEKWRNTPIYEFTQNY from the coding sequence AGATTAACATGCCCAGACTAAGAGAGACAGGTTTTCAAAGTAAGATAATTCCCAGATACATAAGAAGGCAAAGCCAGATAGATGAGATACTAAAGCAGATATTTATTTATGGAGCATCAACACGACTTACAGCTAAAGCCTTAAAACCACTTATTGGAGAAGTATCAGCTCAAACAATATCAAACATAGCAAAAAGTCTTGATGAGGATGTAAAGAAATTTCATCGGAGAGAAATTACTGAAAAGTATATGTATCTATTTTTAGATGCCATAGTTCTTAAGATTAAGACAGGTATAGGTTCTAAGAGCAGGGCTGTTTTAGCGGCATATGGAGTAACAGTGCAGGGGATAAGACAGATAATAGACTTCAGGGTAGTAGATACAGAAAGCGAGAACAAGTGGACAGGATTTTTACAGAATCTTCAGACAAGGGGATTAACAGATGATACATTAAGTCTGATAGTAACGGATGGGAGCAAAGCTCTTGAGAATGCAGTAGATAATGTATTTCCTCTTGTATTGAGGCAGAGATGCTGGGCACATAAAATGAGGAATGTAGCGAACTATCTTAGAAAGAAAGATGAAAAGGAATGTCTTTTTGAAGCTAAGAAAATATATAGTGCAGAGAATTTAAGAGAGGCAAAGAGAAACTTTCAGTTATGGGAGAGCAAGTGGGGTAGACTTTATCCTAAAGCAGTAGAGTGTATAAGGAAGAACTGGGAGCAATTGACAGCTTTTTACAAGACTCCGAAGAGTTTATGGAAGAAGTTAAGAACAACAAACATAATAGAGAGGGCATTTAGGGAAGTAAGGCGAAGAACGAGAACTATGAGTTGTTTTAATAATGTTGAAAGTATTGAAAGAATAATTTTTGCAGTGATAAGCCATTTAAACGAAAAATGGAGGAATACACCTATTTATGAATTTACACAAAATTATTGA
- a CDS encoding type II toxin-antitoxin system RelE family toxin: MPFEILYHPDVKLYDLQNIDKKTREKIKNVIEKRLRVAPQHYGKPLRKTLKGYWKLRVGDYRVVFKISGDEIWILGIIHRKDVY; the protein is encoded by the coding sequence TTGCCATTTGAAATTTTATATCATCCTGATGTCAAATTATATGACCTGCAAAATATTGATAAGAAAACAAGAGAAAAAATAAAAAATGTAATAGAAAAACGCCTTAGAGTTGCTCCTCAGCATTATGGAAAGCCTCTAAGAAAAACCCTGAAAGGGTACTGGAAATTAAGGGTTGGAGATTATAGAGTTGTATTTAAAATATCAGGTGATGAGATATGGATTTTAGGGATAATTCACAGAAAAGATGTATATTAA
- a CDS encoding undecaprenyl-diphosphate phosphatase, whose translation MEELIKAIILGVIQGITEFLPVSSTAHLVITPWIFGWNGTVNSLSFDIAVHVGTLFSLFYCFWKDLIDIFVRNRKMLFYLIIGTIPAGLAGVAFHDLIENELRNPLIIVFTLVFVGFLMLIAEKLGKRQRDSVTFSDALVIGTAQAIALIPGVSRSGITITAGLFKGLDRAYAAKFSFLLSIPAIGGAAFFDFYKSMKIGYAHDYSLFFIGLISAAFTGILAIKFLLNFLKKYPLNLFIYYRWVLAGVIFLLYFFRN comes from the coding sequence GTGGAAGAACTTATTAAAGCAATTATACTTGGAGTTATTCAGGGAATTACCGAGTTTTTGCCAGTAAGTAGCACTGCACATCTTGTTATTACACCGTGGATTTTTGGATGGAATGGAACTGTTAATTCTCTGAGCTTTGACATAGCTGTTCATGTGGGCACCCTTTTTTCACTTTTTTATTGCTTCTGGAAGGACTTGATTGATATATTTGTAAGGAATAGAAAAATGCTTTTTTATCTCATTATCGGAACAATACCAGCAGGACTGGCAGGTGTAGCTTTTCATGATTTGATAGAGAATGAACTTAGAAATCCCCTGATTATTGTTTTTACCCTTGTATTTGTCGGTTTTTTAATGCTTATTGCTGAAAAATTAGGTAAAAGACAAAGAGATTCTGTAACTTTTTCGGATGCATTAGTAATAGGGACAGCTCAGGCAATAGCTTTAATTCCTGGTGTGTCCCGTTCAGGGATTACGATTACTGCAGGATTATTCAAAGGGCTTGATAGAGCCTATGCAGCAAAGTTTTCATTTCTGCTTTCAATTCCTGCGATTGGTGGTGCTGCATTTTTTGATTTTTATAAATCCATGAAAATTGGTTATGCCCATGATTACTCTCTCTTTTTTATTGGATTAATTTCAGCTGCATTTACAGGTATACTGGCAATAAAGTTTCTTCTCAATTTTCTTAAAAAGTATCCTCTTAATCTCTTCATTTATTACAGATGGGTTTTAGCAGGAGTTATTTTTCTGTTATATTTTTTTAGAAACTGA
- a CDS encoding DNA translocase FtsK, whose translation MRQKLVYRKPAVKAIEKKPENIKKLSASDVFKTILLIALAAYIAVSLVSYNFLDPSPFTYTKSKPSNYGGIVGSYIAELLFSIFGIATFLIPLFLVFLAIKKFFGKQTNTWKIPWFTTFLFSLSVMLEPLRKTVEAYKKLPEGISWIAFHLTERFLSIAGTYILWLSIFIASVILIKPELIRRKEKEEIKEPLPEINEDIKIVKVSKPEESDRKIDSSGVERQVKSENIKEKLSTESEKKGFIIPPISLLKIEKSEENISKEEIVASARSIEARFAEFSIHGTIKEVHPGPVVTMYEFEPASGIKLSKIITLSDELALSLKAQSIRIYPIPGRSAIGIEVPNKKRQIVRLGEILGSEKFQNSASYLTLALGKDIYGNPVITDLAKMPHLLVAGATGSGKSVCLNTMILSLLYKTTPHDVKLLLIDPKLLELSIYENIPHLMAPVITDPKEASEALKKVIVEMERRYKLFASKGFRNIESFNKTVSADEKVPYIVVFIDEFADLMFTAPTEVEQSVTRIAQMARAAGIHLVVATQRPSVDVITGIIKANFPARIAFQVTSRVDSRTILDTQGAEKLLGMGDMLFMVSGVKIIRVHGAYVSEEEVKSVTEYLRNQGTPDYSIFESIQLPQNKKEDDRTNGTQTDELYEEVIEYARQVGEISISLIQRKFKIGYNRAARIMDLLEQDGLVGPPQGAGKPRKFLGNF comes from the coding sequence ATGCGACAGAAGCTGGTTTATAGAAAACCTGCAGTAAAAGCTATTGAAAAAAAGCCTGAGAATATTAAAAAACTCTCAGCATCAGATGTTTTTAAAACCATCTTATTAATCGCTCTTGCAGCTTATATTGCTGTAAGTCTTGTAAGTTATAATTTTTTAGATCCATCACCATTTACTTATACAAAATCAAAACCATCAAACTATGGTGGCATTGTTGGTTCATATATTGCAGAGCTTTTATTTAGTATTTTCGGTATTGCCACATTTTTAATCCCGCTATTTTTAGTTTTTTTAGCAATAAAAAAGTTTTTTGGTAAACAGACAAACACATGGAAAATACCCTGGTTCACAACTTTTTTATTCTCTCTATCTGTTATGCTTGAACCGCTGAGGAAAACTGTTGAGGCTTACAAGAAACTTCCTGAAGGCATCTCATGGATAGCCTTTCATTTAACCGAAAGATTCCTTTCAATTGCAGGAACCTATATTCTCTGGTTATCTATCTTTATTGCATCTGTTATTCTTATTAAGCCAGAATTAATAAGGAGAAAAGAAAAAGAGGAGATAAAAGAGCCTTTACCTGAGATTAATGAAGACATAAAGATTGTAAAGGTTTCAAAACCTGAGGAATCTGATAGAAAAATTGATAGTTCAGGAGTTGAAAGGCAGGTAAAATCAGAAAATATCAAAGAAAAACTGAGTACAGAGTCAGAGAAGAAAGGTTTTATAATTCCACCTATTTCTCTTCTTAAAATTGAAAAAAGTGAGGAAAACATATCAAAAGAAGAAATAGTAGCATCTGCACGAAGCATTGAGGCAAGATTTGCCGAATTTAGTATTCATGGAACAATAAAAGAAGTTCATCCCGGACCTGTTGTTACAATGTATGAGTTTGAACCTGCCAGTGGAATAAAGCTGAGTAAAATTATCACACTTAGTGATGAGCTGGCTCTCTCACTTAAAGCCCAGAGTATAAGAATATACCCAATCCCTGGAAGGTCTGCGATAGGCATAGAAGTTCCAAATAAAAAGAGGCAGATTGTAAGACTTGGTGAGATTTTGGGATCAGAAAAATTTCAAAATAGCGCTTCCTATTTAACTCTTGCTCTTGGGAAAGACATATATGGAAATCCTGTTATAACAGATTTGGCAAAGATGCCACATCTGCTTGTCGCAGGTGCAACTGGTTCAGGTAAAAGTGTATGTTTAAATACGATGATACTAAGTCTTCTTTATAAAACAACACCGCATGATGTAAAGCTTCTTCTAATTGATCCAAAACTTCTTGAGCTTTCAATCTATGAAAATATTCCCCATCTCATGGCACCAGTTATAACTGATCCGAAAGAAGCATCAGAGGCATTGAAGAAAGTAATAGTTGAGATGGAGCGCCGTTACAAACTTTTTGCATCAAAAGGATTCAGAAACATTGAAAGTTTTAATAAAACAGTCTCAGCGGATGAAAAAGTCCCATACATTGTTGTATTTATTGATGAGTTTGCAGACTTGATGTTTACTGCACCAACAGAGGTTGAACAATCTGTAACCCGAATCGCCCAGATGGCAAGAGCAGCAGGAATCCATCTTGTCGTTGCCACACAGAGACCAAGCGTTGATGTAATAACTGGTATAATAAAAGCAAATTTCCCCGCAAGAATCGCATTTCAGGTTACATCAAGGGTTGATTCAAGAACGATTCTCGATACACAGGGTGCGGAAAAACTTCTCGGAATGGGTGATATGCTTTTCATGGTTTCAGGTGTAAAAATAATAAGGGTTCATGGTGCCTATGTAAGCGAGGAAGAAGTAAAATCAGTGACTGAATATTTAAGAAATCAGGGAACTCCCGATTACTCCATTTTTGAATCAATTCAATTGCCACAGAATAAAAAAGAAGATGATAGAACAAATGGTACACAAACAGATGAGCTTTATGAAGAAGTTATTGAATACGCACGGCAGGTTGGAGAGATATCAATTTCACTTATCCAGAGAAAGTTCAAAATAGGTTATAATCGTGCTGCAAGAATAATGGATTTGCTTGAACAGGATGGACTTGTAGGTCCTCCACAGGGTGCAGGAAAGCCGAGAAAATTTTTAGGTAATTTTTAG
- a CDS encoding cold-shock protein, with translation MAFEGRVKWFNESKGFGFIQQDGGQDVFVHYTSIKGDGFKTLKQGDRVKFDVVEGDRGPKAVNVEKV, from the coding sequence ATGGCTTTTGAAGGACGTGTTAAGTGGTTTAACGAGTCAAAGGGATTCGGGTTTATTCAGCAGGATGGCGGACAGGATGTCTTTGTCCATTACACTTCAATTAAAGGTGATGGATTTAAGACTCTGAAACAGGGTGACAGAGTAAAATTTGATGTTGTTGAAGGAGATCGTGGACCTAAAGCAGTTAATGTAGAAAAAGTCTGA
- the lipA gene encoding lipoyl synthase has product MPLPEWVKTQLREIKKTQKFLKNRKLNTVCETLRCPNRGDCYKKSVVTFMILGNVCTRGCKFCNADKGIPEAVDSQEPYRISQAIQELELKYVVITSPTRDDLKDGGAEHFALTVKEIKKINPLVLVEVLVPDFQGDINSVKKVLNSDIAVFAHNVETVPSLYGNVRQGDYGRSLKILEFAKIYNPQIITKSGFMVGVGEKMEEIFQTVKDLKNAGCDIITVGQYLQPSKKALPVVEYKKVEVFDEIADFALKTGIKVVLSAPLIRSSTRAYEAYKAVKEGIYGKL; this is encoded by the coding sequence ATGCCTCTTCCAGAATGGGTTAAAACTCAACTTAGAGAAATAAAAAAAACTCAGAAATTTTTAAAAAATCGTAAATTAAATACTGTTTGCGAAACACTGAGATGTCCAAACAGAGGTGATTGCTATAAAAAATCAGTTGTTACTTTTATGATTCTCGGTAATGTTTGTACAAGAGGTTGTAAATTTTGTAATGCAGACAAAGGGATACCTGAAGCAGTAGATTCTCAAGAACCCTATCGGATTTCTCAAGCAATTCAAGAACTGGAACTAAAGTATGTTGTTATAACTTCACCGACAAGAGATGATTTAAAAGATGGTGGAGCAGAACATTTTGCATTAACAGTAAAAGAAATCAAAAAAATTAATCCCCTTGTTTTAGTGGAAGTTCTTGTCCCAGATTTTCAAGGGGATATAAACTCAGTAAAAAAAGTTTTAAATTCTGATATTGCAGTGTTTGCCCATAATGTAGAGACAGTGCCCTCTCTTTATGGCAATGTGAGACAGGGTGATTATGGGCGTTCACTAAAAATTCTTGAGTTTGCAAAAATTTATAATCCACAGATAATTACAAAGTCAGGATTTATGGTCGGAGTCGGCGAAAAGATGGAAGAAATTTTTCAGACAGTAAAAGATTTAAAGAATGCCGGTTGTGACATTATTACAGTGGGGCAGTATCTTCAACCTTCAAAAAAAGCTCTTCCTGTAGTAGAATATAAAAAAGTGGAAGTTTTTGATGAAATTGCTGATTTTGCCTTGAAAACAGGTATTAAAGTTGTTTTAAGTGCTCCACTGATAAGAAGTTCTACAAGAGCTTATGAAGCATATAAAGCAGTAAAGGAGGGAATATATGGAAAACTTTGA
- a CDS encoding iron-containing alcohol dehydrogenase, with product MENFEFFNPTRIVFGKDTENKIGDILKKDRIKKVLFVYGKESIKKIGLYDRVVMALKERGIEFIEHGGVKPNPVLGHARQGIEKAKKEKVDAILAVGGGSVIDEGKTIAVGAKTKKDVWRFFKRQDEIKGALPVYTILTVAATGTEMNENAVITNEETKEKLSISSHHIYPKVSILNPELTFSVSSQYQAYAAVDAIAHVIEYYFSGSYCPMIQNRFIEGLIKTVMDTTESILKEPDNYNARAEFMWAATLALNGLAKLGIKGGSFPNHMIAHALGGLYDLAHGACLSIVIPAWMRWYKDKNPAQFERFAKELFDKNKAEEGILELKTWFKKIGAPVNLQDAGISESDIPKIVDNAYNIAEVWNMKDIYTKDVLTEILKNANY from the coding sequence ATGGAAAACTTTGAATTTTTTAATCCTACGAGAATAGTTTTTGGTAAAGATACGGAGAATAAAATTGGCGATATTCTGAAAAAAGACAGAATTAAAAAAGTTCTCTTTGTTTATGGAAAAGAATCAATAAAAAAGATTGGGCTCTATGATAGGGTTGTCATGGCATTAAAGGAAAGAGGTATAGAGTTTATTGAACATGGTGGAGTAAAGCCAAATCCTGTGCTTGGTCATGCAAGACAGGGAATTGAAAAAGCCAAAAAAGAAAAAGTAGATGCCATACTTGCAGTTGGTGGAGGCTCTGTTATTGATGAAGGGAAAACAATTGCGGTAGGCGCTAAAACTAAGAAAGATGTTTGGAGATTTTTTAAAAGACAGGATGAGATTAAGGGAGCTCTCCCTGTTTATACGATTTTAACTGTGGCTGCAACAGGAACAGAGATGAATGAGAATGCTGTAATTACAAATGAAGAAACTAAAGAGAAACTCTCAATCTCTTCCCATCATATATATCCTAAGGTGTCTATTCTCAATCCTGAATTAACCTTCAGTGTTTCTTCCCAATATCAGGCATATGCTGCGGTAGATGCAATTGCTCATGTAATAGAGTATTATTTTAGTGGTTCCTATTGTCCTATGATTCAAAATAGATTTATTGAAGGATTAATTAAAACAGTAATGGATACTACAGAGAGCATCCTTAAAGAACCTGACAACTACAATGCCAGGGCAGAATTTATGTGGGCTGCCACTCTTGCTTTAAATGGTCTTGCAAAGTTAGGTATAAAAGGAGGTAGTTTTCCAAATCATATGATTGCCCATGCATTGGGTGGTCTTTATGACCTTGCCCACGGAGCTTGCTTGAGTATTGTTATTCCTGCATGGATGAGATGGTATAAAGATAAAAATCCTGCCCAGTTTGAGAGATTTGCAAAAGAATTATTTGATAAAAATAAAGCTGAGGAAGGAATTTTAGAGCTTAAGACATGGTTTAAAAAAATTGGTGCACCCGTTAATTTACAGGATGCGGGGATATCGGAGTCAGATATACCAAAAATTGTTGACAACGCCTATAATATTGCTGAAGTATGGAATATGAAAGATATTTACACAAAGGATGTATTGACAGAAATATTAAAAAATGCAAATTATTAA
- the alaC gene encoding alanine transaminase has protein sequence MFEFPRIKRLPPYVFAVVNQLKTELRRKGEDIIDLGMGNPDLPTPKHIVEKLCEAAKIPKNHRYSASRGITQLRCAISEWYKRRFDVDIDPETEAVVTIGSKEGLSHLLLAAVQPGDVVLTPSPAYPIHPYGAIIAGGDVRTFNICPCMDFFEELERAYKNSWPRPKILIINFPHNPTTAVVEDLDFFRKVVDFAKENNIMVIHDFAYADLVFDDYKAPSFLQVPGAKDVGVEFFSMTKSYSMAGWRVGFCVGNKEIVGALTKIKSYLDYGMFQPIQIASIVALRGPQDCVEEIRKTYERRRDVLIKGLNQAGWRVDPPKATMFVWAEIPEPFKKMGSLEFAKFLINEAKVAVSPGIGFGEGGEGFVRFALVENEHRIRQACRGIKKALNLMPQVKKIRKAG, from the coding sequence ATGTTTGAATTTCCAAGAATTAAAAGACTGCCTCCTTATGTTTTTGCAGTTGTAAATCAGTTAAAAACTGAGTTAAGGAGAAAGGGTGAGGATATTATAGATCTTGGGATGGGAAATCCTGATTTGCCAACTCCAAAACATATTGTAGAAAAACTGTGTGAAGCAGCAAAGATTCCAAAGAATCACCGATATTCAGCAAGCAGAGGTATCACACAACTCAGATGTGCCATATCAGAATGGTATAAAAGAAGATTTGATGTTGACATAGATCCTGAAACAGAGGCAGTAGTTACAATCGGGTCAAAAGAAGGATTAAGTCATCTGTTGTTAGCAGCAGTACAACCAGGTGATGTAGTTCTTACTCCTTCTCCAGCTTATCCAATTCACCCCTATGGAGCAATAATCGCAGGTGGAGATGTAAGAACATTTAACATTTGTCCTTGCATGGATTTCTTCGAAGAACTTGAAAGAGCCTATAAAAATTCATGGCCAAGACCGAAGATTTTGATAATAAACTTTCCTCACAATCCAACAACAGCAGTGGTAGAGGATCTTGATTTCTTTAGAAAAGTGGTTGATTTTGCAAAGGAAAACAATATTATGGTCATACACGATTTTGCTTATGCTGATCTGGTCTTTGACGACTACAAGGCACCAAGCTTTCTTCAGGTTCCAGGAGCAAAGGATGTGGGAGTTGAGTTTTTCTCAATGACTAAAAGTTATTCAATGGCTGGTTGGAGAGTTGGTTTCTGTGTTGGTAATAAAGAAATAGTAGGCGCTCTTACAAAGATAAAGAGTTATCTTGATTATGGAATGTTTCAGCCAATTCAGATTGCCTCAATTGTGGCATTAAGAGGACCTCAAGACTGTGTTGAGGAAATAAGAAAAACCTATGAAAGAAGAAGAGATGTTCTTATCAAAGGACTGAATCAAGCAGGCTGGAGGGTTGACCCACCCAAGGCAACTATGTTTGTGTGGGCAGAAATTCCAGAACCTTTCAAAAAGATGGGTTCTTTAGAGTTTGCAAAATTTTTAATAAACGAGGCAAAAGTTGCTGTATCTCCGGGCATAGGTTTTGGTGAAGGAGGAGAGGGTTTTGTTAGATTTGCCTTAGTTGAGAACGAGCACAGAATAAGACAGGCATGTAGAGGTATTAAAAAAGCATTAAATCTTATGCCTCAAGTTAAAAAAATTAGAAAAGCAGGATAA